A stretch of the Pedobacter sp. MC2016-14 genome encodes the following:
- a CDS encoding aminodeoxychorismate/anthranilate synthase component II translates to MKEKVLVIDNYDSFTYNLVHLVNELDRDVVVWRNDKFALEDVAAFDKIILSPGPGIPEEAGLLLDVIKAYAPHKSIFGVCLGQQAIAEAFGGSLLNLGKPMHGIATPIEVLDASEILFKDCPTEIKVGRYHSWVVNGEGLPECLTITATDADNEIMALRHKEFDVRGVQFHPESVLTDFGKQMMKNWLEK, encoded by the coding sequence ATGAAAGAAAAAGTATTAGTAATAGACAATTACGATTCATTTACGTATAATCTGGTGCATTTGGTAAACGAGCTTGACCGTGATGTGGTGGTGTGGCGTAATGATAAGTTTGCCCTGGAAGATGTGGCTGCTTTTGACAAGATCATTCTTTCTCCGGGGCCTGGGATTCCGGAAGAAGCGGGTTTGTTGCTGGATGTCATCAAGGCATATGCACCACATAAAAGTATTTTTGGTGTTTGTTTAGGGCAGCAGGCCATTGCCGAAGCTTTTGGGGGCAGTTTGCTGAATCTGGGTAAACCTATGCATGGTATTGCTACGCCAATTGAGGTATTGGATGCCTCTGAAATATTGTTTAAAGATTGTCCAACCGAAATTAAAGTTGGGCGCTACCATTCCTGGGTAGTTAACGGCGAAGGTTTGCCTGAATGTCTTACCATAACGGCTACAGATGCGGATAATGAGATTATGGCCTTGCGTCACAAGGAATTTGATGTAAGGGGGGTACAATTCCACCCCGAAAGTGTACTTACCGATTTTGGTAAACAAATGATGAAAAACTGGTTAGAAAAATAG
- a CDS encoding anthranilate synthase component I family protein yields MNTYKINTTFKKQLADTTTPVSIYLRLRDVFPNTILLESSDYHSRENSVSYVCAEPVAGIMLKDDQLTAYFPDGTTLEKDSFVLSEEIESFKSRFVPDVVPEKRYISSGLFGYFTWNAVQYFEDIQFSAKSPEDQEIPLMQYHLYRYIIAIDHFRNEVTLFKNNFNGEGNGDLEKIEYLIQNKNFPQYSFKINGEEQSNLTDLQFTDMVVKLKKHILRGDVFQIVPSRAFSQGFLGDEFNVYRYLRSINPSPYLFYFDYGSFKLFGSSPEAQITIKNNVANIFPIAGTFKRTGNDEEDAELARKLEQDPKESAEHVMLVDLARNDLSRHCSGVEVKAFKEVQYYSHLIHLVSKVSGNLQENVPPFKVVADTYPAGTLSGAPKYRAMQLIDENEGLGRNFYAGAIGYMGFNDEFNHAIMIRTFMSKNNQLHYRAGAGIVADSIPENELNEVNNKIAALRRAIEMAEQI; encoded by the coding sequence ATGAACACTTACAAAATTAATACAACGTTTAAAAAGCAACTGGCAGATACCACAACGCCGGTAAGTATTTATTTAAGGTTGAGGGATGTGTTCCCAAATACCATCTTGCTGGAAAGTTCGGATTACCACAGTCGTGAAAATTCTGTAAGTTATGTTTGTGCAGAGCCTGTTGCGGGCATTATGCTTAAAGATGATCAGCTGACTGCTTATTTTCCGGACGGTACCACACTTGAAAAAGATAGTTTTGTGCTTTCAGAAGAAATAGAATCTTTTAAATCCAGATTTGTTCCGGACGTTGTTCCTGAGAAGCGGTACATTTCTAGTGGCTTGTTTGGTTATTTTACCTGGAATGCCGTGCAATATTTTGAAGATATTCAGTTTTCTGCAAAATCTCCCGAAGATCAGGAGATTCCATTGATGCAATACCATTTATATCGCTACATCATTGCTATCGATCACTTTAGAAATGAGGTTACGTTATTCAAAAATAACTTTAACGGTGAGGGGAACGGCGACCTGGAAAAAATTGAATACCTGATCCAGAACAAGAACTTTCCGCAGTACAGTTTTAAAATAAATGGAGAGGAGCAATCTAACTTAACGGACCTGCAGTTTACGGACATGGTTGTAAAGTTGAAAAAGCACATCTTAAGAGGTGATGTTTTTCAGATTGTACCTTCCAGGGCATTTAGCCAGGGCTTTTTGGGTGATGAGTTTAATGTGTACCGCTACCTCAGATCTATCAATCCATCTCCATACCTGTTTTATTTTGACTATGGCAGTTTTAAATTGTTTGGTTCATCGCCGGAAGCGCAAATCACCATTAAAAATAATGTTGCTAATATTTTTCCGATTGCAGGGACATTTAAGCGTACAGGAAATGACGAGGAAGATGCCGAACTGGCGAGGAAACTGGAGCAGGATCCTAAAGAAAGCGCAGAGCATGTAATGCTGGTAGATTTGGCAAGAAATGATTTGAGCAGGCACTGCAGTGGTGTGGAAGTAAAAGCTTTTAAAGAAGTGCAGTACTATTCTCATTTAATTCACCTGGTTTCTAAGGTGAGTGGTAATCTTCAGGAAAACGTACCACCATTTAAAGTTGTTGCAGATACCTATCCTGCGGGTACTTTAAGTGGGGCGCCAAAGTATCGGGCCATGCAGTTGATTGATGAAAATGAAGGACTTGGACGGAACTTTTATGCGGGAGCCATTGGTTATATGGGCTTTAATGATGAATTTAACCACGCCATTATGATCCGTACGTTTATGAGCAAGAACAATCAGTTGCACTACCGTGCGGGTGCGGGGATTGTGGCAGATTCTATTCCGGAGAATGAATTGAATGAAGTAAATAACAAAATAGCAGCCTTAAGAAGAGCTATTGAGATGGCTGAACAAATATAA
- a CDS encoding cytochrome B, with translation MYQILKSAHSGWRYVVVALLLVAIFTAVSGWLGKKTYTEGNRKLNVFALISVHIQFLLGLVIYFTNGWFKVDSSVVYGRYWKMEHISMMILAVILVTIGNSRSKKIEEASKKHKTVFIFFGFALLIITVAILLMLKADPSRHLFGM, from the coding sequence ATGTATCAGATTTTAAAGAGTGCACATTCGGGATGGCGCTATGTGGTTGTGGCTTTGCTGCTTGTCGCTATTTTTACCGCCGTATCTGGCTGGTTAGGAAAAAAAACATATACAGAGGGAAACCGGAAGTTAAATGTGTTTGCTTTAATTAGTGTTCATATACAATTCTTGCTTGGATTGGTTATTTATTTCACAAATGGCTGGTTTAAGGTGGATAGTTCGGTTGTATATGGCCGATATTGGAAAATGGAGCATATTTCTATGATGATTTTGGCTGTTATTTTGGTGACTATCGGGAATTCACGCTCAAAAAAGATAGAAGAGGCTTCAAAAAAGCATAAAACTGTCTTTATTTTCTTTGGATTTGCTTTGTTAATCATAACGGTGGCAATTTTGCTGATGTTAAAGGCCGATCCGTCGCGTCATTTATTCGGCATGTAA
- a CDS encoding Lrp/AsnC ligand binding domain-containing protein, whose product MLKKESQNLEIDNLDIDILKQLMQDATKPYTEIAKDLIVSGGTIHVRMKKLQEMGIIKGSHLIIDPQKAGFDICAFLGIYLEKGIQYKDAVEQLSKIKEVVELHYTTGSYSMFAKIICRDTTHLRHVLNEEIQAVSGIQRTETLISLEESIKRQIEL is encoded by the coding sequence ATGCTTAAAAAAGAAAGTCAAAATTTAGAAATTGATAACCTTGATATCGACATTTTGAAACAATTAATGCAGGATGCTACCAAACCTTACACTGAAATCGCCAAAGATTTAATCGTTTCTGGCGGAACTATTCATGTCAGGATGAAAAAACTCCAGGAAATGGGAATCATTAAAGGCTCTCATTTAATTATAGATCCTCAAAAAGCAGGATTTGACATTTGTGCCTTTCTGGGCATATATCTGGAAAAAGGAATTCAATATAAAGACGCAGTTGAACAACTTAGCAAAATCAAGGAAGTGGTTGAACTACATTACACGACCGGCTCGTATAGCATGTTCGCAAAGATAATTTGTCGTGATACCACTCATTTGAGACATGTATTAAATGAAGAAATACAGGCAGTAAGTGGAATCCAGCGTACAGAAACACTAATATCACTTGAAGAAAGTATTAAAAGGCAAATAGAATTGTAA
- a CDS encoding Tex family protein, which yields MGNHSTIIAAELVVAEQQVLATIDLLEGGATVPFVARYRKEMTGGLDEVQIALIRDRSQQLKELDKRREAILKALSALDKLSPELEKQILEATSITVIEDLYLPYKPKRKTRASEARKKGLEPLALEIFKQGRINPETAAQAYLNGELGLQTIEDVLSGARDILAEMINEDAEMRGIIRKHFLQKARLKSTVVTGKEADGHKYKDYFDWEELMKTAPSHRLLAIFRAENEGFLKIEVMPAEQGVLSVMENYFIKGFSPSSAQVKLAIQDSYKRLMGPSMENEVRNSYKELADIEAIRVFTENARQLLLAAPLGQKNVLAIDPGFRTGCKIVCLDKQGKLLYNNTIYPHTGGDQKKPATVVVHLCEKYNIEAIAVGNGTAGRETEAFIKGLDIKDVPVVMVNESGASIYSASETAREEFPDQDITVRGAVSIGRRLLDPLAELVKIDPKSIGVGQYQHDVDQAKLQASLDDTVMSCVNSVGVELNTASKQLLAYVSGIGPQLAQNIVEFRNKNGAFKNRESLRQVPRLGDKAFEQAAGFLRIADGEQLLDASAVHPERYALVHKMARDLNCSINSLVSDKALLQAIEPKKYVTDEIGLPTLTDILSELAKPGRDPRGAFEAFSFTPGVNKITDLKVGMKLAGIITNITNFGAFVDIGVHQDGLVHISLIAERSMPDVSDILKKYKIQQRVDVVVNGVDVERKRISLGLPNEAGVTAKNKRPAPAKTHDPKQQSKAVSRPREVKRQDSRPVQKPKATPDGDLQMKLSALKELFKS from the coding sequence ATGGGTAATCACTCAACTATTATCGCCGCAGAGCTGGTGGTGGCAGAACAACAAGTTCTGGCGACGATCGATCTACTGGAAGGCGGGGCTACGGTACCATTTGTAGCCCGTTACCGTAAAGAAATGACAGGTGGTTTGGATGAAGTTCAAATCGCATTGATCCGGGACCGTTCACAACAACTTAAAGAATTAGATAAGCGCAGGGAAGCGATATTAAAAGCCCTTTCTGCACTGGATAAGCTAAGTCCTGAATTGGAAAAACAGATCCTTGAAGCAACCAGTATTACGGTGATTGAAGATCTTTATCTTCCGTATAAGCCAAAAAGGAAAACAAGAGCTTCAGAAGCACGTAAGAAAGGACTGGAGCCCTTGGCGCTGGAGATCTTTAAGCAGGGGCGGATCAATCCTGAGACTGCCGCCCAGGCTTATCTTAATGGAGAACTTGGATTACAGACCATTGAAGATGTACTGTCTGGTGCCAGAGATATACTTGCGGAAATGATCAATGAGGACGCCGAAATGCGGGGTATCATACGAAAGCATTTCTTGCAGAAGGCCAGACTGAAATCTACAGTTGTGACCGGAAAGGAAGCGGATGGCCATAAGTATAAAGACTATTTTGACTGGGAAGAGCTAATGAAAACTGCCCCTTCTCATCGTTTGCTGGCAATTTTTAGAGCTGAAAATGAGGGCTTCTTAAAAATTGAAGTGATGCCTGCAGAACAGGGAGTACTTTCTGTAATGGAAAACTACTTTATTAAAGGCTTTAGCCCGTCCTCAGCACAGGTAAAACTGGCTATTCAGGACAGTTATAAAAGATTGATGGGTCCATCAATGGAAAATGAAGTTCGTAACAGCTACAAAGAGCTGGCGGATATTGAAGCCATCAGGGTATTTACAGAAAATGCACGTCAGTTGTTGCTTGCTGCACCACTAGGGCAAAAAAATGTATTGGCTATTGACCCCGGTTTTAGGACTGGTTGTAAAATCGTGTGTTTGGACAAACAAGGGAAATTGCTCTATAACAATACGATTTACCCACATACAGGCGGCGATCAGAAAAAGCCGGCTACAGTGGTTGTACATCTCTGTGAAAAATACAATATAGAAGCAATTGCAGTTGGTAATGGTACCGCGGGTAGGGAAACCGAAGCCTTTATTAAAGGACTGGACATAAAAGATGTGCCTGTGGTAATGGTTAACGAAAGTGGGGCGTCTATTTATTCAGCATCAGAAACTGCACGTGAAGAGTTTCCCGATCAGGATATTACTGTTCGCGGAGCGGTATCCATCGGGAGAAGGCTGCTCGACCCATTGGCCGAATTGGTTAAAATTGATCCTAAATCCATTGGTGTTGGTCAATATCAGCATGATGTAGACCAGGCCAAACTACAGGCCTCTCTGGATGATACAGTGATGAGCTGTGTGAATTCAGTAGGTGTGGAGCTAAATACGGCTTCTAAACAACTGCTGGCGTATGTTTCTGGGATTGGCCCTCAGCTGGCACAAAATATTGTCGAATTCAGGAATAAAAACGGAGCCTTTAAAAATAGAGAGAGTCTGCGTCAGGTTCCTCGTTTGGGTGACAAAGCCTTTGAGCAGGCGGCGGGATTTTTAAGGATAGCAGATGGCGAGCAATTGCTGGATGCCAGTGCTGTGCACCCGGAGCGCTATGCCCTGGTGCATAAAATGGCGAGAGACCTGAATTGCAGCATCAATTCACTGGTGAGTGATAAAGCACTTTTGCAGGCAATTGAACCAAAAAAATACGTAACAGACGAGATTGGACTGCCAACATTAACCGATATTCTTTCCGAGCTGGCTAAGCCCGGTCGCGATCCAAGGGGAGCATTTGAGGCTTTCAGCTTTACGCCAGGTGTAAATAAAATCACAGATTTAAAAGTAGGGATGAAGCTGGCAGGGATCATCACCAATATTACCAATTTTGGTGCTTTTGTAGATATAGGCGTCCATCAGGACGGTTTAGTCCACATCAGTCTGATTGCAGAAAGAAGTATGCCGGATGTGAGCGACATCTTGAAAAAGTATAAAATCCAGCAAAGGGTTGATGTGGTGGTGAATGGTGTTGATGTAGAGCGTAAACGCATCAGTCTGGGTTTGCCAAATGAGGCTGGCGTAACGGCTAAAAATAAAAGGCCAGCTCCAGCAAAGACACATGATCCTAAACAGCAATCAAAGGCGGTTTCCAGGCCACGTGAGGTTAAACGTCAGGACAGTAGACCAGTTCAAAAACCGAAGGCAACGCCAGACGGAGACCTGCAAATGAAATTGAGCGCGCTTAAAGAACTGTTCAAGTCTTAA
- a CDS encoding pyruvate dehydrogenase complex E1 component subunit beta, which translates to MREIQFREALREALSEEMRKNENVFLMGEEVAQYNGAYKVSQGMLDEFGDKRIIDTPIAELGFTGIGIGAAMNGLVPIIEFMTFNFSLVAIDQIINGAAKMLSMSGGQFSIPIVFRGPTGNAGQLGAQHSQNFENWYANCPGLKVVVPSTPYEAKGLLKQAILDPDPVIFMESEVMYGDKGEVPEEEYYLPIGKANVTKEGTDVTIVTFGKMLTRVVNPAVEELTKEGISVEVIDLRTVRPIDYATIIESVKKTNRLVIVEEAWPLASISSEIAFNVQKNAFDHLDAPVLRITCADVPLPYAPTLIAASLPNAERVVKAVKEVMYVAK; encoded by the coding sequence ATGAGAGAGATTCAATTTAGAGAAGCACTGCGTGAAGCACTGAGCGAAGAAATGCGCAAAAATGAGAACGTTTTTTTAATGGGCGAAGAAGTAGCGCAATACAACGGAGCATACAAAGTTAGTCAGGGTATGTTGGATGAGTTTGGCGACAAACGCATCATAGATACGCCTATCGCTGAGTTGGGCTTTACTGGAATCGGAATTGGCGCTGCCATGAACGGCCTTGTTCCAATTATAGAATTTATGACGTTCAACTTCTCTTTGGTTGCAATTGATCAAATTATTAACGGTGCTGCAAAAATGCTGTCAATGAGCGGCGGGCAGTTCTCTATTCCAATTGTATTTCGTGGGCCAACAGGTAATGCTGGTCAGCTTGGTGCCCAGCACTCTCAGAATTTCGAGAACTGGTATGCCAACTGCCCTGGTTTAAAGGTTGTGGTTCCATCTACACCATATGAAGCTAAAGGATTATTGAAACAAGCTATCCTTGATCCGGATCCGGTAATTTTCATGGAATCGGAAGTAATGTACGGTGATAAAGGTGAAGTTCCAGAAGAGGAATATTACCTGCCAATAGGAAAAGCTAACGTGACTAAAGAAGGTACTGATGTAACTATCGTTACTTTTGGAAAAATGTTAACCCGTGTAGTAAATCCTGCTGTTGAAGAATTGACAAAAGAAGGTATTAGTGTAGAAGTAATTGATTTGCGTACTGTACGTCCTATTGATTATGCAACCATCATCGAGTCTGTTAAAAAAACAAACAGATTGGTTATTGTTGAAGAGGCATGGCCTTTGGCTTCCATTTCATCAGAGATTGCATTTAATGTTCAGAAAAATGCTTTCGATCATTTGGATGCTCCGGTATTGCGTATTACCTGCGCAGATGTACCACTTCCATATGCACCAACGCTGATTGCGGCAAGCTTACCTAATGCAGAGCGTGTGGTTAAAGCTGTTAAAGAAGTAATGTACGTAGCAAAATAA
- a CDS encoding PD-(D/E)XK nuclease family protein encodes MEPFLREVAADLVARLGGDLQHAAIVFNNKRPVAYLQNHLAEVIGKPFWSPAFYTIQEFFALSSSSKVADAFTQFFVLFQQYNKLMVQDGETPIEPAKFYPIARIILSDFAQVDSDLVDAEKLFRQLEDFAEIDYQFDYLTEEQQEFLTGFWKSYSEGKHKKQQEQFIRMWHRMPKLYSGYHEALKDKGLTTMGNIYRQLAINKAEWPDFTASFSRLIFVGFNALSKSEAVVFKRWQEQDKTLFYFDTDTYYLEDTTQEAGLFLRKNLQQTGLLNALDTGKSFIKANPKTIDVYKVQGQVAQAKVLSTALQKDYPLLEEQNNAGKIALILADESLLLPVLQTIPTQYQNGDQVKPVNLNITMGYPLAASSIFGLADLWINVQVQLIQANKDTVYHRDVEAFLSHPLTGVSEQMRSKIQQKLLGEQLAEVPLKRLQSQKGLLELFFTRVSDGATATESLQSIFRWILEQQLAVKTLKQTEADLFVAVIKELNRLHDGLMLYLPQLTGLKELLFIFSLIQKSVQGIAVPLTGEPLQGVQVMGLLESRSLDFEHVYILGVNEGLLPQTSIAPSFIPDSIRRAYGLSVIENLDAISAYMFYRLLQRSKKVSLVYNVQADESNTGEPTRFLKQLEYESGYMFNYLDQKQRLATESRQQVVVQKDEQVMAVLNKYLDGTLRLSASALTSYINCPLQFFYKYVARIEEPKEISENMEAHEIGSILHFVMETFYRELKAEDAMITKERISIHRKTLDELAIRGFAEVMFENENFQLQHNGMQKVVLAIVTEYANLILDYDEIEAPFEILDLEKKDAVNFKFEVNGLEKSLTLHGIIDRVDRKNGITRIVDYKTGADILRYSNLEDVFDTNGNKQNKALVQTLFYTYVFEQANGHQLVEPNLYSIRNMRKEGTFFMEGKEKLKLNGEKLETVKEEFVVFMKAKLSELFDEHIPFVRTENEAGFAYSPYLTLCGI; translated from the coding sequence ATGGAGCCATTTTTAAGAGAAGTAGCGGCGGATTTGGTGGCGCGTTTGGGCGGGGATTTGCAGCATGCGGCGATAGTTTTTAACAATAAACGTCCAGTAGCTTATTTGCAAAATCATCTTGCAGAGGTTATTGGAAAGCCCTTTTGGAGTCCCGCTTTTTATACCATTCAGGAGTTTTTTGCACTTTCATCCAGCTCGAAGGTAGCTGATGCCTTTACCCAATTCTTTGTGCTGTTTCAGCAATATAACAAGCTGATGGTACAGGATGGGGAAACCCCTATAGAGCCCGCTAAGTTTTACCCTATAGCACGGATAATATTAAGTGATTTTGCACAGGTAGATAGTGACCTGGTAGATGCGGAGAAGTTATTTAGGCAGCTGGAGGATTTTGCAGAGATTGATTACCAGTTCGATTACCTGACGGAAGAGCAGCAGGAGTTTTTAACGGGCTTCTGGAAATCTTACTCTGAAGGAAAGCATAAAAAGCAACAGGAGCAATTCATCAGAATGTGGCACAGGATGCCAAAGTTATACAGCGGTTATCATGAAGCGCTGAAGGACAAAGGGCTTACAACGATGGGCAATATCTACCGGCAACTGGCGATAAATAAAGCAGAGTGGCCGGATTTTACCGCCTCTTTTAGTAGGCTCATTTTTGTGGGTTTTAATGCCTTGAGTAAGTCGGAAGCCGTGGTTTTTAAACGGTGGCAGGAGCAAGATAAAACCTTATTTTACTTTGATACGGATACGTATTACCTAGAAGATACAACCCAGGAGGCCGGTCTTTTTTTGAGAAAGAACTTGCAACAAACGGGATTATTAAATGCGCTGGATACAGGCAAAAGCTTTATTAAAGCAAACCCTAAAACCATTGATGTTTATAAAGTTCAGGGTCAGGTTGCCCAGGCAAAGGTGCTCTCTACAGCCTTGCAGAAAGATTACCCGCTGCTGGAAGAGCAGAATAACGCAGGTAAAATTGCTTTGATCCTTGCTGACGAAAGTTTGCTCTTGCCTGTTTTACAAACCATACCAACGCAGTATCAAAATGGTGATCAGGTAAAGCCCGTAAATCTGAACATCACAATGGGGTATCCGCTGGCCGCCTCCTCCATTTTTGGTTTGGCAGATCTTTGGATCAATGTACAGGTACAGTTGATCCAGGCAAACAAGGATACTGTTTACCATCGGGATGTAGAAGCTTTTTTATCACACCCCCTTACTGGGGTATCGGAACAAATGCGTTCAAAAATTCAGCAGAAATTGTTGGGAGAGCAACTGGCTGAAGTACCCTTAAAGCGTTTGCAAAGTCAGAAGGGTTTGCTGGAGCTTTTTTTTACGCGGGTTAGTGATGGTGCAACTGCTACAGAAAGCTTACAGTCTATATTCAGGTGGATACTGGAACAGCAATTGGCTGTTAAAACACTGAAGCAAACAGAAGCAGATCTTTTTGTGGCAGTAATTAAAGAATTGAATAGACTGCACGATGGGCTGATGTTGTACTTACCACAACTCACAGGCCTTAAAGAATTGTTGTTTATCTTCTCTCTTATTCAGAAATCTGTACAGGGGATTGCTGTGCCGCTAACAGGAGAGCCACTTCAAGGGGTGCAGGTAATGGGCTTGCTGGAAAGCAGGAGCCTGGATTTTGAACACGTTTATATTCTGGGTGTAAACGAGGGCTTGTTGCCGCAAACCAGTATTGCGCCAAGTTTTATTCCGGATAGCATCCGCCGTGCATACGGCTTGTCGGTTATAGAAAACCTGGACGCCATTTCTGCTTATATGTTTTACCGGTTGCTGCAGCGCTCAAAAAAAGTGAGTCTGGTGTACAACGTGCAGGCAGATGAAAGCAATACCGGTGAGCCAACCCGATTTTTAAAACAACTGGAATATGAAAGCGGGTATATGTTTAATTACCTGGACCAGAAACAGCGGTTGGCTACGGAATCCAGACAGCAGGTTGTGGTGCAAAAAGATGAACAAGTAATGGCGGTATTGAATAAATACCTGGATGGAACCCTACGGCTTTCGGCTTCTGCCCTAACATCTTACATCAATTGTCCGCTGCAATTCTTCTATAAGTATGTAGCCAGGATTGAGGAGCCGAAGGAGATTTCTGAGAATATGGAAGCTCATGAAATTGGTTCTATCCTGCATTTTGTTATGGAAACATTCTATAGGGAATTAAAGGCTGAAGATGCGATGATTACAAAAGAGCGCATCAGCATTCACCGTAAAACATTGGATGAACTGGCTATTCGCGGCTTTGCAGAAGTTATGTTTGAAAATGAGAATTTTCAGCTACAGCATAACGGAATGCAAAAAGTTGTATTGGCCATTGTAACTGAATATGCGAACCTGATTCTTGATTACGATGAAATTGAAGCACCATTTGAGATTCTTGACCTGGAAAAAAAGGATGCGGTTAACTTTAAATTTGAAGTAAATGGTTTGGAAAAAAGCCTTACCCTACATGGGATTATTGATCGTGTGGACCGGAAGAACGGTATTACCAGGATTGTAGATTATAAAACAGGGGCAGATATTTTAAGGTATTCTAACCTGGAAGATGTTTTTGATACCAATGGAAACAAACAAAACAAGGCGCTTGTGCAGACCTTATTTTATACTTATGTTTTTGAGCAGGCAAACGGGCACCAGTTGGTAGAGCCTAATTTGTACAGCATCCGTAACATGAGAAAAGAAGGCACTTTCTTTATGGAGGGGAAGGAGAAGCTGAAGTTGAACGGGGAGAAACTGGAAACTGTAAAAGAAGAATTTGTGGTATTTATGAAGGCTAAACTTTCTGAATTGTTTGATGAGCACATACCCTTTGTGCGTACGGAAAATGAAGCAGGATTTGCTTATTCTCCTTATTTAACACTATGTGGGATCTGA